GGTCCGATGGGCTTTCATTGCACCGCGCTCCGGACGAGCGTCCACGCTGTTCAGAATATATATCTCTCCATGGTCCATCCTGTTCGCTCTGTCGTCCGCctatctcgcgcgcgcgcgcgcgcgcgcgcgcgtgtgtgtgtgtgtgtgtgtgtgtgtgtgtgtgtgcgtgcgtgcgtgcgtgcgtgcgtgcgtgcgtgcgtgcgtgcgtgcgtgcgtgcgtgtatgcgtgtgtgcgcgcgcgtccgTACCAATTAGTGCATACTTCGGCTCTCGCGGTGTCTTAAGGGCTCCTCGGGATGTTGCTCTCGCCGAAATCTACGGAATGGGATCCCCCTTCTAAAACGCTGGAGAAATCTCCTTGCCGCGGGGATTACTCGTCGTCGGCCTgacgattgattctcaaacGAGGAAAATAGCTTAagatagatatattttgtttggCGAACAAAGAAAGACATTGaaacaaaattcaattattacacatatatttttatctttattatataaaatattttattaataaatttaaggataataatatttttcagaaatatatctCGTTCCTTTGTGGCAAGAACTTAATTTGCAACAACCTATTCTTACCGTTTTCTTTGTTCTAAAATCAACGAGATTTGATCGATTCAATCAGAAAAGACGGCAATGAGGGAATCACACGTTTCATTCAAAAAGATGGTTCGTGAAATTATTCTTCCTAATGAGGAACGTGCATAAATTTGCGCGAGGGTGTCTTTTTCACAGTTTTTTTGTAACGGCTTTCTAGCGGCTTTTTTCGCACCATTATCTTTAAGTATATACCACCTTGGGAGCTAGGTAATAACTGCCAGTGAAATTAGAAACGCCGAAGAATCGCGCGCGGATAGTGGATGGGATGTATGTACGTGACCGTAAGTTGATAGATTTTTTCCCTGTTCATCGACATCGACGACGGCACACGCGGAAGAAGCTGAGTAAAGCGGTATTTAAGATCCAATCTttgtattaagaaaaaattttatacgctattaaattaattttcttcaaagTCTCCTAATTTAAAAACCACACGGGCAAGACAGCGCGAATAAAACTCGTACGATCCGAGTAAATTGCTAATAGACCACGTTGGCATAAATCGCCCTTCTACTGTTACTTATCATCTGTCAATCATTCACGATACTTTTAAAcctccaaaaaaattttcggcAACAAATTTTATCTCAACCATTTTACACAATCTTTGAAACTTTggctacaaaattatttcagctACTTCGATGCAGGATATATCAACGATTCGatcaaatctattttaatcACAGTTACAACTTGATTTCCCCGCTAGAAGCGCCTCGAGTCACGCCATGTCCTGTTTCGGCGGCCACGACCAACAGATCTACCTAATCGAGATACTGATCGATAAATTGACGTTAACGGCCAGTAAAGTCAAAGACGTCGGCGGGCATCCTATCGTGATCAAGATCAAACTCTTAGATTTCCCTGTGTTCGAGTTCACGCGAGACGACTCTGACACGTCCAAGTACGATCAAGACTTGCATTTTATGACTGGTAAATGCTGTCTATTCGTCAAGCGACCGCGGGATCTTGTCCAAGGACTACGCTCGTCGAGCCTGAAGATCGGCGTGTTTCGCATAGGCGAAACTTATCCCATGGCGGAAACTGAATTAACCTTACCGGGATGCTTGTGCGACCAGATCGCCATGATCGGCAACGATCCTGAAAATCAGCCAAAACCATTCACGGTGAAGGGTGGCATTCACCTTTTGGATCCGGGCGAAAATCCATCTGGCGCGCTGCACATGGAATTCACCGTCGCGTGTCTCGGACGCATCTTCAGGACAAATCATGAACTGCGTCCCAAATCGCTCGTTTCCGGCGAACAGGACAAGGAACGAGAGATCTGGGTAAGGCGATTTGTATCGCCCGATCTTCTCGATGAGAAAATCTCCAAGGAGATATTGCAGGAGCTTAcgccaaaaattaaaaaagagaaactaccaaaaattaaaaaagggaaagataagaaagaaaagaaaaggaaagataaGAAGAAGAAATGATCTTTATAGATCTTTTTCAAGAGCTCTGAAgagtgcaatttttttacatttatcgaATAATTACTTTTGTCAGTTTTATCGATTCGTGTCGTTATGGCAACCATCTGACAACTGGAAATGTCAATTGACCGGTTTGGTGCGCGCGCGGGGAGATCGTTCGATTCGATTTCAGACCCGAAACTCATACAAAATTAATGGCGCTATTCGTACAGACGCATCGTTAACGTTAATCCAGAATTGTCCAAATTTGTCGTGCAACCGACAACGTGTGCATGCATGTCCATTCACTTTCGCATTCGACCCGAAATGGCATcgaggaagaaaaagacaTCCCTATCGAACGAGGAACAATTGTACGTGcttgaaattttcattaatcgTTTAAATCTACATCCCGAGACGTATCCCATTGTTAATAATGAAGAGTGCCATTTGATAGTACGCATAGGTTTCGTTGATCTCAAACCTGTCGACATTATCGTCAGGGTTAATGACAGGAGAACTACGATTcaagaaaatcaattttctaaTGAGTATCTTAGTCGCGAAGGCAAGACATGTCTGCTTGTTCGGACTCCGAGCAATTTAATACAATCCGTAAAATCGACTCCTTTAAGTATCGAAGTGTATTGGATTTCTCACGGTGACGAGGACCATAATCCACGAAATCAAGCCGGATATAATCTTCTCTGCGCAGCAACAGCATTTTTGCCAGGATGTTTCCGCGATCGCATAGCTGCGGCCAAGGACAAGATAGACGGATTATCAAAGTCACACACATTTACAAAGATATACTCTCTGACCGATGAGCATGGAAATCCGTGCGGATCTATATCAATGTGCCTGAGACTGTCGTGTTTCGGAAACTCCATTATAAATCATCTTACGCTTCACGAGAAATCGTTTGTATTTCAAGGATTTCCTCTCGGTTGGAAGTTTCCCTGTACGAAACTGTCCGGCAGAGATGTAAACGACGAGAAGTACAAAACAAAATGTGACGATACATCATTATTGTGCAAAATTCTGGATCCTACATGTTGGAAGTTACATGACCGTAACGATTATACAGAGGCAGAACCAGTGTTGACGAGACCGGAATCACCACCTCGCGTATCGATGGACCAGCCAGGATTCGAAAAATTAACGAGTGCCGAGAAGCTGAATGATGACAAGTACCGTAATTTGATCTACAAGACCTATCCTGACGAGCCGACTTGTTCGTGTCTACCAACGGATCAATCGACGCATCCAATGATGTGTCGTTCCGGGTGTACTCGCTTTTGTTGCATGGCTTTAAGAAATCCCGATGCTGTTAAACATTTCCCATCGCTTGCTACACTCGCTTCCAACAATTCGAAATCGgatgtaaaagaaaatgtgaCCTCTTATGATTCTACGAGGATGAGAGGAGGTAAAGACATAGaggataataattatttaaacagcGAAGCGTTATGGAACGAGGAATATCGGACGTGGCAccaaaatgatattaatttaaaaaatcgcatGATGGGTGGAAGTGATTATGGTGCATCAGTCTACGCGTTATCCGAACCGACGACCGTCATATATGAGAAGAGTAAGGAAACACGAGCTCCGTTATACAAATCTCGACCAAGAACCGCGGATGGAATTAAAGAGGCAAACTGCATTTGTCCGGGAAAAGCTTCGTCGCCTTGGAAAACTGATGCGTCAAAGTATACGAAAAAACCGTATATAGGCGCAGATCGCATGATTCGCGCCTTCAAGGAGGCCCAAGAATTCGTGGATTCTCTCGGTCAAGTGCCAGGTCTAGTAGGTCTCGGTTTGATGGATCCATCCGAGAGTCCTTATTTCGGCCGAGACAGAGAGATACAGAGAGATTATGGAGCCGTTCGAGAGACACCAAGTGAAAGAAAACGAGGATATCCCGTCTCGGCATCGCCAGCTGAATCAGCATCGCTGAATCAGTGTCCCGCACCTTGCAATACGCAGATTGGTAAAACCTATCGTCAGCACCATCTCTACACCTCACATCGCACCCTGCACCGTCTGCGTAACGACAGCGGTACCAGGACGCACCGGTGTCGTGCGCGAGGCGATACCTACGTTACCGGAAGCGACGCTATCCTCTATCGTCGTCAAGCCGAGGAAGAAGGAGGacaagaaagaagagagatcggaaaaagcaaaagGAGTTGGAGATTACGTCCTCCACGCCGCTGGACGTTGACGTTGGCCCTTGCGGTGAACCGAAGTGCAAATCTCGCCGGAAGAAAGCTGCAGACCGGACGGTACCGCACGATGATATCGTCGAAGAACCGCAAATACAATCGACAAGTACGATCGTCGCGAAAGTTCCTGGCAAATTCATGGAAAAGGGCCGATATCCGAAGGGTAAGCCAGGTCCGAGTGGCGATCGTGATAGAGGCCCTATGAAAATCAGCAGGCGAGTGATGCGATACGTTTATTCCATTGGCGATGTTTATCCCGGGACTAATTACGGCCACAAGAATTGCATCGATCCACGATTCAAGGTGCCGGCTAACATGGGTTGGCTGTGGAACACAACCGCAACAGTGGGCAAGCTCAAGCCGCGAATCGGTTGGAAACCGGGCGCGATCGGACGGTACTTGAACGAGTTGCTGAAGAGGCAAAGGGTGCTTCTACGATGGGTGCAGGTACCAGCAGGATGGAGGATCATCGGGCAAGGTCGATACCCTCGCGCAACAGTTTACGACGCGGCAAGGTATACAAGAGCATGAGCTATGTGTCGCATCAGGTGAAGGAGAGCGAAGAGGATGCAGAACCGCCACCGACTCTCCACATACAACCGTAAGGACGGCACGTACTACGTGACAATGTATCCGATCAGGCAGGAGACCGCGGACGCGTCGCATCAGCTGGAGGAGCCGATGAAGCCGCTGCAGTTCAAGATAGCGCGTAACAAGGATGACGCTTCTGTAGCATCGAGTTCCACGGCGTCGGACATGGAAATCGAATTCTCCCCACCAGCAGCGGTTAACAGATCATTTCGCCGGAAGCCCGACGTGATTCATGTGGATACGCAGGTCAGGCAGCAGGAGATTCTCGACGCATACGAGCTAACCACGGCAGACACGCCAAAGACGacgaagaaagagaagaagggtaaaagagaaaagaggggAAAGAAGTAACGAAACAGCCCTTCCTGTGCTTGTCGCCCTCTGCTCCATGTTCCTTATCCCAGCACGATCGTGAAAGGAAAGCTGCAACTTTATCAAAGGTCTGTATCTTATCGAAAATTTAAGTGCTGTGCACGTTGTGCGACCGGTTACTTTAcaccgattttaattttacacgaCGCGTTTTAAATTCGATTACGTGTGTGTAACCCATACTTTTCGTAACTAAGCTCACTCGACTAATTGCGAGAATAATTTGTCGGGAAGAGGAGAGATGAAACGATTACAATTAATCTTCGTAAATTTAATGTCGTCGTGCCGTTAAAATGACCGATATATTACTTAAAAGGgcagaaagagaaataagTCTGCATCGTGcttatttctaattgtttCTTCACTTATCGGGATAAATTAATTCTGAAAGATTTATTCCAAAAAGCATGCGCTCCAGTATGCGTGATAATTTCAGATAAGACaaggtaaataattttttatttaacttaatttatcatAGACGACttgattttaactttaacttgtGATgtttaaaacacaaattttaacTTGTTAACTTTCCTgccaagttaaaaatttatttacacaaaagaaaaaaaaaacatttttacataaagaacaatatttctttgtcatttcatataaatctaatatttatacaagtaaaatatcataaatttactTGGTGATCCGTATTGTAATTGTTTCGCGAGTAATCTaacatagaaattataaacttatttctaatttaatataaataaatgctttTCAAAGTAAACTTTCAATTTAGGTTCATTTAATCTAAAACGTTACTTTTACACTGAGATAATTTCTTGTTTgtgtaacttttaacgtaactaaattaattttacaagacATTAATATATCCAAATCTGGACAATTGCCGGAATATAATATGACGCTCGTTTTCACGCTCATGGGAGGATTCGTCGTATTCTAGTTTGATACAATACGCGGCATCTGTGGGCTGCGTGC
The genomic region above belongs to Monomorium pharaonis isolate MP-MQ-018 unplaced genomic scaffold, ASM1337386v2 scaffold_56, whole genome shotgun sequence and contains:
- the LOC105840719 gene encoding LOW QUALITY PROTEIN: uncharacterized protein LOC105840719 (The sequence of the model RefSeq protein was modified relative to this genomic sequence to represent the inferred CDS: inserted 3 bases in 2 codons; deleted 2 bases in 2 codons); this translates as MSIHFRIRPEMASRKKKTSLSNEEQLYVLEIFINRLNLHPETYPIVNNEECHLIVRIGFVDLKPVDIIVRVNDRRTTIQENQFSNEYLSREGKTCLLVRTPSNLIQSVKSTPLSIEVYWISHGDEDHNPRNQAGYNLLCAATAFLPGCFRDRIAAAKDKIDGLSKSHTFTKIYSLTDEHGNPCGSISMCLRLSCFGNSIINHLTLHEKSFVFQGFPLGWKFPCTKLSGRDVNDEKYKTKCDDTSLLCKILDPTCWKLHDRNDYTEAEPVLTRPESPPRVSMDQPGFEKLTSAEKLNDDKYRNLIYKTYPDEPTCSCLPTDQSTHPMMCRSGCTRFCCMALRNPDAVKHFPSLATLASNNSKSDVKENVTSYDSTRMRGGKDIEDNNYLNSEALWNEEYRTWHQNDINLKNRMMGGSDYGASVYALSEPTTVIYEKSKETRAPLYKSRPRTADGIKEANCICPGKASSPWKTDASKYTKKPYIGADRMIRAFKEAQEFVDSLGQVPGLVGLGLMDPSESPYFGRDREIQRDYGAVRETPSERKRGYPVSASPAESASLNQCPAPCNTQIGKTYRQHXISTPHIAPCTVCVTTAVPGRTGVVREAIPTLPEATLSSIVVKPRKKEDKKEERSEKQKELEITSSTPLDVDVGPCGEPKCKSRRKKAADRTVPHDDIVEEPQIQSTSTIVAKVPGKFMEKGRYPKGKPGPSGDRDRGPMKISRRVMRYVYSIGDVYPGTNYGHKNCIDPRFKVPANMGWLWNTTATVGKLKPRIGWKPGAIGRYLNELLXEAKGASTMGAGTSRMEDHRARSIPSRNSLRRGKVYKSMSYVSHQVKESEEDAEPPPTLHINRKDGTYYVTMYPIRQETADASHQLEEPMKPLQFKIARNKDDASVASSSTASDMEIEFSPPAAVNRSFRRKPDVIHVDTQVRQQEILDAYELTTADTPKTTKKEKKGKREKRGKK